In the genome of Sander vitreus isolate 19-12246 chromosome 13, sanVit1, whole genome shotgun sequence, one region contains:
- the LOC144528155 gene encoding beta-galactosidase-1-like protein 2 has translation MAAASCVRLCSKSGCKLNSTAACVYHGRRSHILSMVVWRIRNAHKRKYALICLCIVGFIMYRYLGMPAGGRRMSRKVGLSANSSQFTLGGEPFRILGGSIHYFRVPRAYWRDRLMKMKACGINTLTTYVPWSLHQPERGIFNFHTQLDLIGYISLAAELGLWVILRPGPYISSELDLGGLPSWLLRDGSMRLRTTHPGFAQAVNAFFDKLIPKVVPLQFKKGGPIIAVQVENEYGSFAKDDSYMLFIKEALESRGISELLLTSDNHNTINSGGVDGAIRSLKLQKLNQRDIQDLNAIQPNSPILVMDYWTGWYDVWGDLHHVLPSEDMVSTVREILRRGMSVNLYMFHGGSSFGFMSGALADPSYKALVPSYDYDAPLSEAGEYTPKYHLLRDLLSRYNSGDSFPDMPALHYREAYEPAIMYQHLSLWDALRFTEGPIKSLKPLSMENLPVNNRNGQSYGYTLYETSISSGGSLKSGDNVRDRALVFVDRSYIGLFKRQSLELAVPDGKGQRTLSLLVENCGRVHHGRDLDKQHKGLVGDILLNNIPLREFTIYSLDMKPSFIDSLYQAPWKTLPKTPSFPGFFMGRLFAYGYPSDTFMRLPGWEKGVVFINGLNLGRYWSIGPQQTLYLPGPFLNSGHNQVIVFEEQEGDYKVQFEDTHDLGMAADIQ, from the exons CATGCCAGCAGGGGGACGAAGAATGAGCAGGAAGGTGGGTCTGAGTGCCAACTCGTCCCAGTTCACCCTGGGGGGAGAGCCCTTCCGCATCCTCGGGGGGTCCATCCACTATTTCCGTGTGCCCAGGGCCTACTGGAGGGACCGCCTGATGAAAATGAAGGCCTGCGGCATCAACACCCTCACTAC GTACGTGCCGTGGAGTCTGCACCAGCCGGAGAGAGGGATCTTCAACTTCCACACACAGCTGGATTTAAT AGGCTATATCAGTCTTGCTGCTGAATTGGGATTGTGGGTGATTTTACGCCCAGGCCCATACATTTCCTCTGAGCTGGACCTAGGAGGACTGCCAAG CTGGCTCCTCCGTGATGGCAGCATGAGACTGAGGACGACTCACCCAGGCTTTGCTCAGGCTGTCAatgcttttttcgacaaacttaTACCAAAAGTGGTTCCACTGCAG TTCAAGAAAGGAGGTCCCATTATTGCAGTGCAGGTGGAAAACGAGTATGGATCCTTTGCAAAGGATGACAGTTACATGCTGTTTATTAAAGAG GCCTTAGAGTCCAGAGGGATCAGCGAGCTCTTGCTCACGTCAGACAACCACAACACAATAAATTCGGGGGGTGTGGATGGAG CCATCAGATCATTGAAGCTGCAGAAGCTTAATCAGAGAGACATCCAGGATCTGAATGCTATCCAG CCCAACAGCCCCATCCTGGTGATGGACTACTGGACCGGCTGGTATGATGTGTGGGGTGACCTCCACCATGTGCTTCCCTCAGAGG ATATGGTGTCCACCGTGAGAGAAATCCTGAGGCGAGGCATGTCTGTTAACCTCTACATGTTCCATGGAGGCTCCAGTTTTGGCTTCATGAGCGGTGCCCTTGCTGATCCTTCCTACAAAGCATTGGTCCCTAGCTATG ATTATGACGCTCCCTTGTCTGAAGCTGGGGAGTACACTCCAAAGTACCACCTCCTTAGGGATTTGCTTTCTCGATACAACA GTGGAGACAGTTTCCCTGACATGCCAGCCCTGCATTACAGGGAGGCTTATGAACCAGCTATCATGTACCAGCATCTGTCATTATGGGATGCTTTGCGCTTCACTGAGGGG ccaaTTAAGTCACTAAAGCCATTAAGCATGGAGAATCTGCCTGTGAACAACAGGAATGGCCAGTCCTATGGATACACGCTGTATGAGACATCCATCTCCAGTGGAGGATCATTGAAGTCGGGAGACAACGTCCGAGACCGCGCCTTA GTGTTTGTCGACAGAAGCTACATTGGTCTTTTCAAGCGCCAAAGCCTGGAGCTGGCGGTTCCTGATGGTAAG GGACAGCGTACCTTAAGTTTATTGGTGGAAAACTGTGGGCGAGTTCACCATGGAAGGGACCTTGACAAACAACATAAAG GCCTTGTGGGAGACATTTTATTAAACAATATCCCCTTGCGGGAATTCACAATATACAGCCTGGATATGAAACCCAGCTTTATTGATAG TCTTTATCAGGCACCTTGGAAAACTCTCCCTAAAACTCCGAGCTTCCCTGGATTTTTCATGGGGAGGCTGTTTGCATACGGGTATCCGAGTGACACATTTATGAGGCTGCCA GGATGGGAGAAAGGTGTTGTATTTATCAATGGGCTGAATCTGGGCCGCTACTGGTCAATTGGTCCCCAGCAGACTCTCTATCTCCCCGGTCCCTTTCTCAACAGTGGACATAATCAG GTCATTGTGTTTGAAGAGCAGGAGGGTGACTACAAGGTCCAATTTGAGGACACTCATGATCTTGGCATGGCAGCAGACATCCAGTGA
- the b3gat1b gene encoding galactosylgalactosylxylosylprotein 3-beta-glucuronosyltransferase 1: MPKRRDIVAIVLIVLPWTLLITVWHQNAITPLLATRKDDRRDGRSKSRNTFAFKESCSLQNRDIVEVVRTEYVYSRPPPWSDTLPTIHVVTPTYSRPVQKAELTRLANTLLHVPNLHWILVEDSQRRSTLVSRLLQETAVNYTHLNVETPRNYKVRGDTRDPRIPRGTIQRNLALRWLRESFRVNSSQPGIVYFADDDNTYSLELFEEMRSTKKVSVWPVAFVGGLRYESPKVNTLGKVYGWKTVFDPHRPFAIDMAGFAVNLRLILSKPQAYFKLRGVKGGYQESSLLKELVTLSDLEPKAANCTKVLVWHTRTEKPVLVNEGKKGFTDSNVEI; the protein is encoded by the exons ATGCCGAAGAGACGAGATATCGTCGCCATTGTGTTGATCGTGTTGCCTTGGACACTGCTCATCACTGTTTGGCACCAGAACGCCATCACTCCTCTGCTTGCTACCCGGAAAG ATGACAGACGAGACGGTCGCTCCAAATCCAGGAATACTTTTGCTTTCAAGGAGTCCTGCTCCCTTCAGAACCGGGACATCGTGGAGGTGGTGCGCACCGAGTATGTCTACAGCAGGCCTCCACCCTGGTCTGACACCTTGCCCACCATCCACGTTGTTACTCCCACCTACAGCCGGCCGGTGCAGAAGGCCGAGCTGACACGTCTGGCCAACACTTTGCTGCATGTGCCCAACCTGCACTGGATCCTGGTGGAGGACTCCCAGAGGAGGAGCACTCTGGTCAGCCGTCTCCTACAGGAGACAGCAGTCAACTACACCCACCTAAACGTGGAGACGCCTAGGAACTATAAGGTACGCGGGGACACAAGGGACCCCCGAATACCCCGGGGTACCATACAGAGAAACCTGGCCCTGCGGTGGCTCCGAGAGAGCTTCAGAGTAAACAGCAGCCAGCCCGGGATTGTCTACTTTGCAGACGATGACAACACATACAGTCTGGAGCTGTTTGAGGAG ATGCGTTCCACCAAAAAGGTGTCTGTGTGGCCCGTGGCCTTTGTGGGTGGCCTACGATACGAGTCGCCCAAAGTAAACACCTTGGGCAAGGTGTACGGATGGAAGACTGTATTCGACCCACACCGGCCCTTTGCCATCGACATGGCTGGGTTTGCAGTGAACCTGCGCCTCATTCTGTCTAAACCTCAGGCTTATTTCAAGTTACGTGGGGTGAAGGGAGGTTATCAGGAGAGCAGTTTATTAAAGGAGCTGGTCACTCTCAGCGATTTGGAGCCTAAAGCTGCTAACTGCACTAAG GTATTAGTATGGCACACACGAACAGAGAAGCCTGTGCTAGTAAATGAGGGCAAGAAGGGATTTACAGACTCTAATGTGGAGATATGA